The following are encoded in a window of Psilocybe cubensis strain MGC-MH-2018 chromosome 4, whole genome shotgun sequence genomic DNA:
- a CDS encoding Phosphoribosylaminoimidazole carboxylase: MSDKVVGILGARGGQLGRMLAASASLLNVNVVILDDGHHGPAKRIVAPTALHLSHVDGSFANPEKIRELANKVDILTIEIEHVNTATLQEVQSAFQHKELVVHPHPSTVEIIQDKYRQKVHLSSHGLPISDFVAVESSVESISDVAGKLGLPLMLKSRTLAYDGRGNFVLRELGQAQEAITFLNNRPLYAERWVPFKQEIAVMVVRAVDGQVQSYPVVETVHKDNICHLVFAPLRSRDPSLSQRARAIAETAVKSFSGAGVFGVEMFLMEDGKIFINEIAPRPHNSGHYTIEACETSQYENHLRAILSLPLGSTALKVPSAAMLNLIGYSSSMQEIQKTVDVALTIPGVSVHLYGKSECRKGRKMGHITIVADSDAQLRSRLRPLLESLPESTSEEVDRYAPIVATPGSGFSDPNPLVGIIMGSDSDLPVMLPAARVLDQFKIPYELTIVSAHRTPDRLVDYARSASTRGLRTIIAGAGGAAHLPGMVAAMTALPVIGVPVKGSTLDGVDSLHSIVQMPRGIPVATVAINNGMNAGLLAVRILSAGIPGLIEAMDQYMKAMEAEVLGKVEILKEVGWEKYQVKRT; the protein is encoded by the exons ATGTCTGACAAGGTAGTTGGAATACTTGGTGCGC GGGGAGGCCAGCTTGGTCGAATGCTGGCAGCATCTGCTTCACttttgaatgtgaatgttGTTATTCTGGACGATGGACATCACGGACCCGCTAAACGTATCGTTGCGCCTACCGCACTTCATCTGTCCCATGTCGACGGATCCTTTGCTAACCCAGAAAAAATACGCGAATTAGCCAACAAAGTGGATATTCTTACAATAGAGATTGAACACGTAAATACGGCAACGCTCCAAGAAGTTCAGTCCGCCTTTCAGCATAAGGAACTGGTTGTCCATCCCCACCCTTCGACTGTTGAAATCATTCAAGATAAATATCGACAAAAGGTCCATCTATCTTCGCATGGCCTCCCAATATCAGATTTCGTGGCTGTAGAGTCGTCCGTAGAATCCATCTCCGATGTCGCAGGAAAGCTAGGGCTACCCCTGATGCTGAAAAGCCGTACGTTGGCATACGACGGACGTGGCAACTTTGTCCTCCGGGAGCTTGGACAGGCGCAAGAAGCAATCACTTTCCTCAATAACCGGCCCTTATACGCTGAAAGATGGGTTCCTTTCAAACAGGAAATTGCGGTCATGGTAGTAAGAGCGGTTGATGGGCAAGTTCAGTCGTACCCCGTCGTGGAAACCGTTCACAAGGACAACATCTGTCATCTTGTTTTCGCACCGCTTCGCAGTCGCGATCCTTCGCTATCACAACGAGCAAGAGCCATTGCCGAAACCGCCGTTAAGTCTTTCTCCGGCGCTGGTGTCTTTGGTGTTGAAATGTTCTTGATGGAAGATG GAAAGATTTTCATCAATGAAATTGCCCCTCGACCTCATAACTCCGGCCATTACACGATTGAAGCCTGTGAAACATCTCAATATGAAAACCATCTCCGCGCAATTCTCTCGTTGCCCCTTGGCTCCACAGCACTTAAAGTCCCATCAGCTGCGATGCTGAATCTGATAGGATATTCGTCGTCAATGCAAGAAATTCAGAAAACTGTAGATGTCGCTTTGACTATCCCTGGTGTCTCAGTGCATCTCTATGGGAAATCAGAATGCCGAAAGGGACGTAAAATGGGCCATATCACCATTGTAGCCGACTCGGATGCACAGCTGAGAAGCCGTCTGCGGCCCCTTCTCGAATCATTACCTGAAAGTACTTCAGAGGAAGTGGATCGTTACGCGCCGATTGTCGCTACTCCAGGCTCTGGATTTTCGGACCCTAACCCACTAGTGGGTATCATTATGGGCTCAGACTCCGATCTACCAGTCATGCTACCCGCCGCGCGCGTTCTCGACCAATTCAAAATCCCATACGAGCTCACAATTGTCTCGGCGCATCGGACGCCTGATCGACTCGTCGATTATGCTCGCTCGGCATCGACTCGCGGCCTGCGGACAATCATTGCGGGAGCCGGCGGCGCTGCTCATCTGCCAGGGATGGTAGCAGCTATGACTGCGCTACCCGTTATTGGCGTCCCTGTCAAAGGTAGCACGCTCGACGGTGTCGACTCCTTGCATAGCATTGTGCAAATGCCT CGTGGTATACCCGTCGCTACAGTGGCCATAAACAACGGCATGAACGCAGGACTTCTTGCTGTGCGTATCCTGTCCGCCGGTATCCCAGGCCTCATTGAAGCAATGGACCAATACATGAAAGCAATGGAAGCGGAGGTCCTAGGAAAGGTTGAAATACTCAAAGAAGTCGGATGGGAAAAATACCAGGTAAAACGAACATAA
- a CDS encoding Cytochrome P450 monooxygenase 75 has translation MKVPPGPKYLLSLIPFFAKPSVIVYFSLSLLRQHVKLSIPQWMIIMLSIFARPCLFVLENYVSEWLNERAAAQHGAKLATRCPESSLSLVTEFTESILTGYPGDAMLRWFSLYGHTIRFTFLNNTIMSTDEPGHVKAILSSQFESFEKGPMLYSQLESFFGTGVFNADGEMWKSVSLQLFLNETMFTPIIRFHRAMTRPFFTKDRISHFDLFARTCDMSLATAKNRLSEGYSIDIQDLVSRFTLDSSTEFLFGGSVGSILGGLPYPPSSSRENPPEFYNHPSTTFVDAFTKGMGYTALRLIRGNQWPLSEFWKDVVAPLREIMDQFTEPLMQAALNKRGREEMIGTSEIKETMDDETLIGYLVKNTQDERLIKDELINLLVAGRDTTMCLLTFSVYMLSRYPDIERRLREEIYTHVGPNGNPTYDQIRDLRYMRAFLNEVLRFYPPVTNVKPVVLPPTTPDEKPIYVPANTSCMYTVINLHRRTDLWGPDALEFDPDRFLDERLQKYFLPNPFIFCPFNAGPRICLGQQLAYNEASFYLVRLLQQFTGFTLDKSANIPPPDHWASADRWKSREQIHPMSHLTMYVKGGLWVHMKEL, from the exons ATGAAGGTTCCTCCAGGGCCGAAGTACCTACTCAGTCTAATACCCTTCTTTGCCAAACCATCTGTGATCGTCTACTTTTCACTAAGTCTATTGCGGCAGCATGTAAAGTTGTCTATCCCACAATGGATGATCATCATGCTGTCCATATTTGCACGACCGTGCCTATTTGTGCTTGAAAACTATGTTTCAGAGTGGCTCAATGAACGCGCTGCTGCCCAACATGGTGCCAAATTGGCGACACGCTGCCCAGAAtcatctctttctctggtCACTGAGTTCACGGAATCAATTTTGACTGGCTATCCAg GTGATGCCATGCTTCGTTGGTTTAGTTTATATGGGCATACAATTCGATTCACTTTTCTTAACAATACGATA ATGTCCACAGATGAACCTGGTcatgtcaag GCCATTCTTTCTAGTCAATTCGAATCGTTCGAGAAAGGACCTATGCTATATTCGCAGCTCGAATCATTCTTTGGCACAGGGGTGTTTAATGCTGATG GTGAAATGTGGAAGTCCGTATCTTTGCAACTCTTCTTGAACGAAACCATGTTCACGCCTATTATCAGATTCCATCGTGCTATGACAAGACCATTCTTTACAAAGGACAGGATCAGTCATTTTGATCTATTTGCGAGGACTTGTGACATGTCCCTAGCCACAGCAAAGAATAGGCTTTCAGAAGGATACTCAATTGACATTCAGGATCTTGTCTCGCGATTTACCCTTGATTCAAGCACTGAGTTTCTATTTGGAGGCTCCGTAGGATCCATCCTTGGTGGTCTGCCGTATCCACCATCTTCCTCGAGGGAAAATCCTCCCGAATTTTACAATCACCCTTCAACTACATTTGTCGATGCTTTTACTAAAGGTATGGGTTATACTGCACTACGACTGATTAGAGGCAACCAATGGCCTCTCAGCGAGTTTTGGAAGGACGTTGTGGCGCCGTTGCGAGAAATTATGGACCAATTCACAGAACCGCTAATGCAAGCTGCATTAAACAAACGGGGACGTGAGGAAATGATTGGTACATCAGAAATCAAGGAAACCATGGATGACGAAACTCTTATCGGATACCTTGTGAAGAATACACAAG ACGAGAGATTAATCAAAGACGAACTCATCAACCTTCTTGTGGCTGGGCGGGATACT ACCATGTGCCTGTTAACATTCTCTGTATACATGCTTTCCAGATACCCAGATATAGAGAGGCGTCTGCGCGAGGAGATATACACCCACGTTGGACCAAATGGTAATCCGACTTACGACCAAATTCGTGATTTAAGATATATGAGAGCATTCCTGAACG AGGTCCTCAGGTTCTATCCTCCTGT GACAAACGTGAAACCGGTCGTGCTGCCCCCTACTACACCTGATGAAAAGCCGATTTATGTGCCAGCGAACACCTC TTGCATGTACACAGTCATAAACCTCCATCGGCGGACAGACCTATGGGGACCTGATG CACTTGAATTCGACCCCGATAGGTTCCTGGACGAGAGACTGCAGAAGTatttcttaccaaacccGTTCATCTTTTGCCCCTTCAACGCAGGGCCCAGAATATGCCTCGGTCAACAA CTGGCGTATAACGAGGCGTCGTTTTACCTAGTCCGGCTCTTGCAACAGTTTACCGGATTTACTCTTGACAAATCGGCCAACATCCCCCCACCGGATCACTGGGCTTCTGCTGATAGATGGAAATCAAGAGAGCAAATTCACCCAATGTCTCACCTGACGATGTATGTCAAG GGCGGCCTGTGGGTCCATATGAAGGAGCTTTGA
- a CDS encoding Cytochrome P450 monooxygenase 75 — protein MGLSPGLAYLLRTLPYFAVPSAVTYATLKVLLRQTDTALPTPVIVFLSLLARPVLFFYNLYYSEWADNKAAAVHGAIIVPKNPSKAVILYQICKKLAAIVDNFMLTKMDTDRRSLLSSPTMSSRERISDFHIYDRNATISLQMAKKRLAEGYSIDFQDLIARFTLDSAAEFLFGGSVESLSAGMPYPGQESSKENSSLHDHPASIFADSFMEGLHHTVMRIRMGDAWPLDELMSDRVLPFRKAMDVFIDPLMKKALDKREQQLLNDKSPDEEEEETFISHLVTEPYYSSLATTGANTLSSILDPKVIKDELINLLLAGRDTTMCLLSFAVYMLAEHPDIETRLRNEILEKVGANETPTYDQMREMKYMRAFLNEVLRLYPPVPADSRISTKATVLPSKKAGGKPIYVPANTTVLYSVTNIHRREDLWGPDDIPTALKFDPDRFIDERLKKYFTPNPFIFCPFNAGPRICIGQQFAYHEATFYLVRLLQQFTEFSLDQSANTPPPAEWKFGDNLKGTEKIFPMAHVTMYIKLLSSEVSL, from the exons ATGGGTTTATCCCCAGGCCTAGCGTACCTTTTGAGAACTTTACCTTATTTCGCAGTTCCTTCGGCTGTGACTTATGCCACGCTCAAGGTTCTACTGCGTCAAACAGACACGGCATTGCCTACCCCAGTTATCGTTTTCTTGTCTCTTTTAGCAAGACCGGTTCTCTTTTTCTACAACCTCTACTACTCCGAATGGGCGGATAACAAAGCGGCTGCTGTACATGGCGCTATCATTGTTCCAAAG AATCCTTCCAAGGCGGTTATCCTG TACCAAATTTGTAAGAAGCTGGCTGCTATTGTGGATAATTTCATGCTGACCAAAATGGATACCGATCGAAGATCGCTACTCTCGAGCCCGACCATGTCAAG TCGAGAGCGAATAAGCGATTTCCACATTTATGACCGTAATGCAACAATATCGCTGCAGATGGCCAAGAAGAGGTTGGCTGAAGGATATTCCATTGACTTTCAG GATCTTATTGCTCGATTTACTCTTGATTCGGCTGCTGAGTTTCTTTTTGGAGGGAGTGTCGAATCGCTCTCTGCTGGAATGCCATACCCTGGTCAAGAATCCTCGAAAGAGAATTCATCACTTCATGATCATCCAGCCAGCATTTTTGCCGATTCGTTCATGGAAGGATTACATCACACTGTCATGCGAATTAGAATGGGTGATGCGTGGCCACTGGATGAGCTCATGAGTGATAGAGTGCTTCCTTTCCGGAAGGCTATGGACGTGTTCATAGACCCTCTAATGAAAAAAGCCCTAGACAAAAGAGAGCAGCAGTTACTTAACGATAAATCCccggacgaagaagaggaggaaacaTTTATTTCGCATCTG GTAACGGAGCCATATTACTCAAGCCTAGCCACTACAGGCGCTAATACGCTATCTTCCATTTTAGATCCCAAAGTTATCAAGGATGAA CTCATcaatcttcttcttgctgGACGTGATACA ACTATGTGTCTTCTAAGCTTTGCCGTATATATGCTTGCAGAGCATCCAGATATCGAAACGCGTCTTCGTAATGAGATCTTGGAAAAGGTGGGTGCAAATGAGACTCCGACATACGACCAGATGCGAGAGATGAAGTACATGAGGGCATTCTTAAATG AGGTTCTCCGGCTCTACCCCCCTGT ACCTGCTGACTCAAG AATCAGCACTAAGGCAACTGTGTTGCCCTCTAAAAAAGCTGGAGGAAAGCCGATTTACGTACCAGCCAATACGAC TGTACTGTATTCGGTAACCAACATACACCGCAGGGAGGATCTCTGGGGTCCAGATG ATATACCCACAGCCTTAAAATTCGACCCTGACAGGTTCATAGATGAGAGGCTCAAGAAGTACTTCACTCCAAATCCATTTATCTTTTGCCCCTTCAATGCCGGTCCTAGAATTTGTATTGGTCAACAA TTTGCCTATCATGAAGCAACGTTCTACCTCGTTCGCCTCTTACAACAATTTACGGAATTTTCTTTGGATCAATCTGCCaacactcctcctcccgcTGAGTGGAAATTTGGAGACAACCTGAAAGGGACAGAAAAGATCTTTCCCATGGCGCATGTAACCATGTACATCAAG CTGCTCTCATCGGAAGTATCTCTATAG
- a CDS encoding Fumagillin beta-trans-bergamotene synthase (Fumagillin beta-trans-bergamotene synthase af520) has protein sequence MPSPLLSRLGSSMQATSSRLGYHAYTIFLFTKSDIKTTLIPVGCFALGAAPLSPTNSLSHAVQAIFWLWLHLLHFNLANQVHDPEEDMINKPWRPIPTGRITLAQATVLRYLAPFVCMAVSLLYSRAVFYAALIFAILVPIYHEAKGDSHWLSRNFMNAFGYACFSTGSTLIASPNRAQLDVPGALSIFTITAILATTIQAQDFQDVIGDIKTGRLTLPIAFPNFSRYTPMVSLLLWVPYLTSVWEIGTVGTIAFTVLTIIVGLRYLLLRSTKDDQLSYVWYNVWLAIAFSMPGYWRYYKESAAL, from the exons ATGccttctcctctcctctctcgCCTAGGCAGCTCGATGCAGGCCACATCGTCAAGGCTAGGATACCATGCCTACACTATCTTCCTTTTCACTAAGTCGGACATCAAGACAACATTGATTCCCGTG GGCTGCTTTGCTCTCGGTGCCGCCCCGCTCTCCCCCACTAATTCATTATCCCACGCCGTGCAAGCCATATTTTGGCTATGGCTACACCTCCTTCATTTCAATCTTGCGAATCAAGTACATGATCCAGAGGAGGACATGATCAACAAGCCATGGCGACCCATTCCCACCGGTCGTATCACTCTTGCACAGGCAACCGTTCTCCGATATCTTGCGCCATTCGTATGCATGGCAGTCTCGTTACTCTATAGCCGTGCAGTGTTCTATGCTGCATTAATCTTTGCTATTCTCGTCCCCATTTACCATGAAGCGAAGGGTGACTCCCACTGGCTCTCTCGCAACTTCATGAATGCCTTTGGATATGCATGTTTCTCGACAGGCTCAACTTTGATTGCAT CACCAAACAGAGCGCAGCTCGATGTTCCGGGGGCGCTGTCAATATTTACCATTACAGCTATCCTAGCTACGACTATTCAGGCCCAAGACTTCCAGGATGTCATCGGCGACATTAAAACAGGAAGATTGACATTGCCGATAGCCTTTCCCAATTTTTCTCGATATACTCCTATGGTGTCCCTTCTTCTCTGGGTACCTTATTTGACTTCTGTCTGGGAGATCGGCACTGTTGGAACCATTGCCTTCACGGTTCTGACCATTATCGTTGGTCTGAGGTATCTCCTTCTCAGATCAACGAAGGACGATCAATTATCTTACGTCTGGTACAAT GTTTGGCTTGCCATTGCATTCTCCATGCCTGGATACTGGCGTTACTACAAGGAATCCGCTGCCCTGTAA